Below is a window of Vanessa tameamea isolate UH-Manoa-2023 chromosome 11, ilVanTame1 primary haplotype, whole genome shotgun sequence DNA.
atgcaaTAGTTACTTAAGCTATTAAGGTCAGATTGAAGTGAAACACAGTCTTGAGccgaatttatagttttaaaaatttttatgtcatccgcataaagtaaaatattggaattaaatattaaaaaagtaaaatattggaagtaaaattttagTCAATGTGCAATACATTATTGTTttctaaaagttattttatacacatCTACTTCGTATTCGTAGGTACGGAAAATAttacaaggtttttttttatgagagaGATATTTTAAACACGTCCAGGGTATTTTTACGTGCCTATTTAAATATcttgcaaaataattaatagacaTAATTATTCATGTAcataaaacgattaaaattaatatgtatgttgATGAAAGTTCCATATTATCAGTCGAATTAGCAGATTTAGCTTGAAACtggaaaaacaaacaaacgaagaAAACTTATCTTTTTCTGTATCTCATAAGGTACTGTGACTTCATATATTgcgtatatttatacatattatacttaaaataatttatataaccaaatttaatttaaagaaattatatagttaaaaggGGAATCCCCTTAATTCGCTTTTGGAAATGTGAGCTTATATAggtactatttataaattttaaacattaggTCCGCTTAGAATTGCGTTAGCATATGGCAGCCGCGTGTCAATCCTgtctaagaatatatatttttttaatttatgaagagGGTTCTAGAATGTGACcgtactaaataatattaagagatCGGATTTTGCAATTCCATATGTATGAAGTCAGTAAGAAGTTAGTCAAAAAAAAGaatcctttatttaatttactttatttttattttattttacctcaTTAAACTTAAAGTGAGCAAGTTATAATTAGGCTATTTAGAGCATCAACGTTTTCAGCGGCTATCAAGCctttcaatatataattcataatttaaagcaAAAACACTGCAAAAAATGCCACAAATAGCAAGGTTATATTGaatgtacatataattaagaCCAATACAACTTAGACGTGCGTTTTTAccattgtacataattattttaagacacATGTacgtgatataaaataaaaaaaatatattattactaactTTTGTAATGTACGTGGTATTACTTGCACAAGGAACATAGcaatttaaaactaaagtaGCATTAACAACGTAAATGCCTCTAAGTATACCTAACAATGTCAATGTTATCATGTGtccatattttttgtattgctacaaaaataaaatacccgaCATGTGATTGGAAAAACAATATCTAGGTGCGATTTGAATCATCCTGTTGCTTGTCTTTAGAGATAATTTGCAACCACTTATTATGGAAGGTAATGTAATTAAAAGTGTTGAATAGGTTAAAGAAACGTCAAAAGCATACAATCAGATGATGTCTTTATGAATCAGATGATTTGTTGGTCTAATGCATAGATTATAAGTCAGCAGGTCCTGAGGTATATACTCGTAGTTAAGAAGACGACAGTGGTACACTCTCGCAACGCTCCGAAAGCCCGGATTTCACGTTTGTGTCGTATGTTTATTGCAACATAATAtcctatattgttgtgtttctgcCTTAAGCTAGGAGGACGTTTAATGCATCTGACGAAATTGAGCGATGATGAAACGATATAATTCTTTGTTCTCAAGATTCACAAGATTCTAGTAACACTAACGAGCATACAACCTTGTCGGTGCTATTAGTGaagttcataaaattaaaatcatgatGTAACACAGAACGGTgtgttacttaataatttaggaAAACAGAAGTTTATGTTTAACCGGAGGCTGCTTAGAATATAATGGTGATCAGATAGTCAGGAACTACGCTCTGCGGCGTCTAATTTGCATTGTACAacggataattaaaaataatttgttggcATTATATCGCAATGTATTTGCCTCTTCACTTATAAGAACCTTCCGCGCATTGCGAAATGTTACTGCTAaggaagatataaaataaacattttaacgatataaataattaaagaattgtttcatttaattgcAGCAATTAACATCCGTTCCCGGTCTACTATTGTTATCAACATCCAGTACTCTCATTCAGTCATTCGCTTATTCACTctgttacaaaattataactatCAAACTTAGAAACTGCTTTAGTTTCGCTCGTGGGCGTTAGGATTTTAATTTGACACGAATTATATGgaaatgtttagttttattaaaaatatattaattatatatacatattttctgtAACACGTAACATACATTCATGATGTccataaaaactattaaaagtaatttagctAATTAAATTCGTTAGATATTTCAAACTTCTATcgagtttcattttaattttctttatacaataacacaatcaattgaaattttgtctacataaaaaattatacaatttttgtctttaaaaaaatgtatcaaataacCTCTCAATGTTAACTCCTGAACAGCTCCACTGCGGTTCGCTGGATACAAATAGGATAGAAATGAAAATGCCACATAAAGTTCTCCTTGCGATGTTATCCTTAAGCGCAGAATACGAAATGTAAAATAcaggataaaaaaattaagcacatgaaaacttagtGACGTTTGACgagatttgaacccaggactttCCGTTAAGATCAACGTGTATTTCTCTCAGGCTCAACCCACCTTGgctatcaaatacattttttttaataattaataatacacacGCACAATTTAACTCCATGACTtgctaaaattattgttttgaaagttcgttaaaatataaggttttatttgACTACGAGGTGATAAAAATGGCATTTCTTCGGCAGTTTCAACCTGGTCTCACTTTACCACGCTCGGCTGCTGGAGCACGACAGGCTGTCGACCGAGACGCTCATACCTTCATACCTAACTTAACATAAGGCTCAATTGAGATCaacaagtaaaaatatgtatatattaccgTTAAAAACCGCAAAACCCACATTTTGTCAGCGAATTGTGTGATTCATTGGTTAGGTAATATTTAAGTCTGTCAAATTTCAACCACCCCGAAGTTGCTTCCGAAACTAAATGGTCGATAAACACTATCTTTACTAcaatttaaaaaggaaatttgtgacatttaataattaaaaaaaataccaaattaaCATTTCGTTATCACAAGCACACAAACTCAATTtttctcataaatatttaaattattatattaaaacagtcACATTTacttaaaagaagaaaaaactgtgttttaattttttagggTACATTTTATGTCTTCAAAAATCATCATCTTAAGCTTAacacagttttttaaatttataatttgattaaatgaaagcaataatatttttaataatcttaaacaattatcttataaactttttaaaaagataCGTAACCATAAGTTACTTAAGTCACACACCGAAACGAggtcgaaaaataaaaaaaaaactgttacatTCAAAACACAATTACCCTAAATCACTAAAACATCGCGCAAAATGCGAATCAGAACGACAACTTTAcagatttttgtaaaaaaatactgataaaCATACACATTCAAAAGAAAGccaatgtaaacaaaataataaaatatcttaacaaaTTTACCGTTCAATTATATCCGTTCCTTTGAACTAATCGACgacgtaataataaataaggattCGATACAGAAAACGTAATCGAAGTACATTATCATAGAATCTTTAAACTACGCATGTCAACCAACAGAGGCACGCGTACACTACTAATGATAATACCAATAATGACACAATAAATTGTCCGGTATCAGCGAAATCGAGTATGCAATTTCCAACTTCATATACAAACTAGGCTTTGGACCATTTAACTTGCAAATAATGAAGAAATATGTATAGCCCTAAGCTGCTGCCCTTCTGTATAGCGAGCCTTACCTCGAGCGATTTAGTTGGTATtcatacctatatttttattccCATTCAACGCCGGGACACACTGCTAGTTATACGTTATTAGAATAGTTATTGATttcttatcaaattatattatcgaATTGCATTTGTAACAGCAGTTTCAATTAACGATAATTTATAGACATAATCTATTTGGTGATAAGGAAATTGCTTTAAAAACTATGCCTTTGTTAAAAAGTCTTATCCAATTAACTAAATTGCAACAGCgtgaacataatttataatttttcattaatgatttatatctatgtattgtattgtaataaactattatttatttcgttttagtttttattttcattttattattgtgataGTTGTTGTGTAACAATTCTTGATTCGATACTATCATATTTTTAGAAAGACAAGGTTTTAattcgaattataatatatgacgtCTAAAGTTTACCTTAAAGGCGTCGGTAAAtgatgaaacattattttatagttgttaGTGACTTTCGAAAGAATTGCATACAGTTGCAAATACAATAAAAGCCAACAATTACAGGGAGATGGAAACATTAGAGGGTTTTTTGTGATACACGAGTAAGTAGGCGGATGCGCAAATGAACCTGATAGAAATTGGTCACCACTatccatagatattggcacaAATATTAACCAAGTATTCCCCATActtttcatcgccaatgcgccaccaaccttggcaactcaGATATGTCTGCCTCTCAGGACGCATACTGAGAGCCGACTCTATTCTGAGTGTAGggattaatgataataattagtcAATCAATTAGGACTAAAATGAGTGCGGCAATTAAGATCTTATCAAAATCTTCGTAACAGATTTTTTCTTTGGCAATTCCAGTACATAAAATTAGTGTAGCAAAATAAATGATACATCTTCTTCGATTAAGATTTGCTAATCACTAATAACGACTTACATTTATGCGTTCTGGTCGCTGATGACTTATCTACATATAACTTTTTTCAGGACAAAATCGAGTTCAGGATTGGGTTCCGAGTGCAAAGAGCCTGTGCCGGCGCCCTCGCCTGCTGACTCTGGTGTTTCTGAATTGGAGCGGGATCACCATGACTATAGGTATAATAagttacctatatatttattcttcgccatacttacttaaatttatttttgtgtttataggttatataaattcttaaagtTTCATATTACTGTACAATTTTAGTTTACGTCTGCTTCTGCTTGTGTTTTTGGGTTTGTTTGTTGATAAATGTCTTAATTATTTAGTTCATGAAAACTGTGTCATTGTCTTCCTCAAAAATGTCATATTAACATCAGATAACTATTAATCATAGAGTTGATTTTtgattattagatatattttgcttaaaatctatattaatatgtaaatgcaaaagtaactctgtctatctgttgcccTTCCACGACCAAAgcaaatttagtatgaagcaagcttggacTCCAAGGAAGGTTTTAGGCTACATTTTTATCCCTATTACCTGTCGATTTGTCCCTAAAAGCGAGCAAAGACGCGTGCGATAACGAGTATCAAATATTTTCCTATCTAAAAACTAATCATTATCATTTATCTTTACGAATCATTTCATTATATCTTACTTGTTAAAACACGACTTACGATGATTTGCTCTTTTGATGCGTGTATCCATTAAATGTTACGATTTTACAATCTATGGATTCGCATATAATTTATGCCATCAAACAGAAAACTGTGCCTTCCACGCTTAAAGATTTCATTGCATTATACAACAGGAAATCcataaacacttaaaaaaaaattaataacaattatgcaAGTGTTATTAACCGtagacataaaattaattttaattaaccatacaaacaaacataaaattaattttacgcgAACGTTAGTTGTgcttataattgaaatattatttcaacttcGGAGAATATTTCGACTAGGTTTGGTTTCCAAATCACAGTAAGACACTAAACaagttgaaataaaacattcgataattacaaattaatttttttttaatcgtcacTTCTAATGTATATTTACACTTGTACATCGTATGTGAAATTATGAACACTTTACAGTAGATACTTTACGGTAGATACcgtagatatatataaaaatattatataaataaaatatgtattatagcagcttaatattattatttactacagTTGATACagtaatagaataatatatgtatttcttgtaatgtaatatatgaattaattacaaaatagctTGATGCATGTCCGTATCTTAGAAGGAAGTAGGAAGCTAAGATATAACAATAAAGAAGTTCTTTCTAGTTGTTAATGTAAGGAATTCGCAGTATATagttataagtttattattaatttattattctcattatataatacgatatatatcttaataatatgattgagtttttcatataaatgtagTCGTAAAAGATCGTCGTACACGAAAACAACGGGCGATctgtgtcaatattttttttttttacgaaattaatCATTTCTACGTGACAGCTACCGACTATTGCATGTGCGACAAAAGTGAATGGTTTGAAAATGTCAATGCATTACGTGTGTGAAGTTAGCAACTCAACTGCATGTCACAAATGAAATTCAGTTCTAGCAGCGTCCAATATAGTTCTACAGTTCTtgaaaagttttaatgaaaGTTCCGCTACGGTAAAATAATAGTTGAAAAAATGAGACGCTAACTTCGCAAATAAACGATAGCGTCTCATCGAAAGAGGAAACCTAATAATATTGCGAACGATTGTCACGATTGCAGTTCAACGGACCGCTTGCGAGGGCACGACGTGCGCCTGCGAGCGCCGCGCCTCATGCTGCAGAGCTACGGCGCGCGGTCGCGGGACGAGCGCGACGCCGAGCTGGCGCGCGTGCGCCGCGACCGCGCGCTGCTGCGCCAGCGCCTCGAGGACACCGAGTGGAGCCTGTGCCAGCGCGCCGGCGAGATCGCGCTGCTCAAGACGCAGCTCAAGGATGCTCAGGTACGATTACGCGACTGTCGCTCATCGCTgagttattttatcatttttatgattGTACCAGACGCTCGTCCCGACTTTGCTCGGTTATATTAGAGATTCGGTCATGCATGATTTTTGTGAAACTCTAATCGTTTACGAAACACCCGCAACGGAAATTCtcaaaatcgatatattttcCCCTTTTCGCAATCATTGATACTCCGCTTCTATTGGTCGAAGAGTCGAGCAGAGATGATAGCTTTCCTCGATAAATGGCCTAtctaacactaaaatattttttcaaagcgGACCAGTAATTCCTGAGATTAACACGttaaaccaaacaaacaaactcttcagctttataatattattataaatgttagaagaagttgttttttttactatgttaAGTGGTCTCCGCATATAGACAATgtcatgtataaattatttatcataccACGGTTCCGCCCGTTTGTCTAAGATATGTCTCAAATTGAATCACAGCAATATGATAATACGATGATGGGTACTCACTAAGCCTCCCCGCTTAGTAAGTACCCCCATCATCATATTATCTATAAAGTCCCAAGGATTTCAATTCAACAaacttttattgtaaacaacTAAGAGAGTAATCTAAATAATTGCCTCCGTAGGAAAGTGGCAGGAAATATGTATGTcctataaaagttaaaatattttttgttccaatttgtattaaaaaaatctttaaaaaaaaaaattccttaCGGTTTTTCTATAGCAaaactaaaatagaaaatataatagctataatttttagttttttaaatttcacattttaatttatcattccAGAACGAACAAACCGCCAAAGGTCACGAATACCTTACACTGAAAGCCGACTGTCGCCAACTCAGGGAAGCTCTAGACAAGAAAGACAAAGAGACGTCGAGACTACGAGCAGAATCAGAGGAGAAAGACAAATCTTTAAAAAGATTGCAAGCTGAAGTCGACAGACTGACGAACGACTTGATGGAGAAAGTAACCGAAATGTCAAAGACTAAAGAGAGCAATAAAAgcgaaatagaaaaattaaaaacagaagtAAAAGAACTGAGACAGGAACTCTCCGACGTATCTCTCAGCGGATACGAAGGGATCGAATGCGGGAGGACCATGAGGGGAATTTACGACGTTTGCAAAACGAATGAGTATCACTGGACCTCGAGCGACAGCGCTCTAGAGGACGCCGAGGTGCAAAGACTCAACGGAGAGCTGCCGGACACGTGCGGGGACTCGTGCCAAGCCAGCGCCGTGGTCGACCGGCTCAAGTGCGAGATAGAGAATAAGGAAGCCCAGTTTAACAACGAAAGAAGAAAATGGTCGGAGGAGAAGGACAAAGTTCTGAGATACCAGAAACAGTTACAGATGAACTACGTGCAAATGTTCAAGAGATCTCGCACCCTCGAAGCCGAAATCGACGGCCTGAGGCTAGAATTAGAGCTCTGCAATAAGAATATGAAGAATCTGAACCAACACAAAACCATAGAGTTGTAAATGTACCAAATtacatagtttaatatttatttatgtttactaaTGCTTGTGTAAATAATTTGCGTCCTCTTGCCGCGTGGTCTCGATGGTTGTCAGTTATCGAATTGTCTTGCTATTGTTTAAACATAGATCTGATTGGTTTATTGTCATTAGCCCTTTCTTGCTCTTGTGAGTAAGAGATAGAAATCTATCAAGTGAAGAGTATAGATATATCCTATTGTAGTCTTTGATTTAATACTActgaactttttatttaatttttaaatactcagctggcaatttatttaatatcacatttataaattaaattattgtacatttactagcataataaaatacgtaaatttaggtaaagattaaataatattttttaaaaaatattaaagctattgtagataatattaataataatgttttaattacataattttgttttatttgaaataaaacagcgtttttttttatgatttttattgttctatttAAAACGAGCAGATTGTGCAGGTGAGCTTATACTAAATATCTTACGTTGAGATCagacaaacttaaaaaaaaattgaacacaTGAAAACCTCTCGAGGTTACTtccaaacatttattttctatcCATTTCTACTaaatttgtacaataaatagatttatcgAGAAACATTAGAATATATgccaaaaaatattacataaaatacttaatatatttttttaaatcgaatatgTAACGCAAGTCACCTATTAGAATGGTTAGCCTTTGCCCATAGAcgaaaaaatgcaataaattaaatagattaactcgatataattaattttacaaccaaatataaagtcattttttttaatacgagtgactaaaatattgattatataattaattaaataattcaaactatTTACTGTACAGGTTCTTTTGAAATGGAAAAAgagttttgttaattttcacTCTCTTAAAAT
It encodes the following:
- the LOC113402498 gene encoding leucine zipper putative tumor suppressor 2 homolog isoform X1 gives rise to the protein MGQTEERAHSVRRSPELPPLPPPIQPCSGFLGNGKSVIRPIAFKPLGGRLSAGGERYGSTPVLASRPPSLMTLYGSSSDVREARWCGSPQPASLSALPPATLSAPLHQRHHSAIMTKSSSGLGSECKEPVPAPSPADSGVSELERDHHDYSSTDRLRGHDVRLRAPRLMLQSYGARSRDERDAELARVRRDRALLRQRLEDTEWSLCQRAGEIALLKTQLKDAQNEQTAKGHEYLTLKADCRQLREALDKKDKETSRLRAESEEKDKSLKRLQAEVDRLTNDLMEKVTEMSKTKESNKSEIEKLKTEVKELRQELSDVSLSGYEGIECGRTMRGIYDVCKTNEYHWTSSDSALEDAEVQRLNGELPDTCGDSCQASAVVDRLKCEIENKEAQFNNERRKWSEEKDKVLRYQKQLQMNYVQMFKRSRTLEAEIDGLRLELELCNKNMKNLNQHKTIEL
- the LOC113402498 gene encoding leucine zipper putative tumor suppressor 2 homolog isoform X2, producing MTSIYNEGKSVIRPIAFKPLGGRLSAGGERYGSTPVLASRPPSLMTLYGSSSDVREARWCGSPQPASLSALPPATLSAPLHQRHHSAIMTKSSSGLGSECKEPVPAPSPADSGVSELERDHHDYSSTDRLRGHDVRLRAPRLMLQSYGARSRDERDAELARVRRDRALLRQRLEDTEWSLCQRAGEIALLKTQLKDAQNEQTAKGHEYLTLKADCRQLREALDKKDKETSRLRAESEEKDKSLKRLQAEVDRLTNDLMEKVTEMSKTKESNKSEIEKLKTEVKELRQELSDVSLSGYEGIECGRTMRGIYDVCKTNEYHWTSSDSALEDAEVQRLNGELPDTCGDSCQASAVVDRLKCEIENKEAQFNNERRKWSEEKDKVLRYQKQLQMNYVQMFKRSRTLEAEIDGLRLELELCNKNMKNLNQHKTIEL